A DNA window from Enterobacter cloacae subsp. cloacae ATCC 13047 contains the following coding sequences:
- a CDS encoding YecA family protein codes for MTEGPLNESEMAWLEETLMSYGHDDASVIDVSELDGMLTAVLSGPVVVEPDTWLVAVWGGEKYIPRWKNDREMNRFIDLCFKHMNDIAERLSEYPDQFEPMFGYNDVDGQSYTVVEEWCYGYMRGVSLTDWSALPEELKADLDVIALHGSEENSEKLDALSEEEYIASIERIQPAALRLYDYWSANPQQPEAKKPIVNGTKVGRNDPCPCGSGKKFKSCCLH; via the coding sequence ATGACTGAAGGCCCATTAAATGAAAGCGAAATGGCGTGGCTGGAAGAGACGTTAATGTCTTACGGTCATGACGATGCGTCCGTGATTGACGTGTCCGAACTGGACGGCATGCTTACGGCAGTGCTTTCCGGCCCCGTGGTTGTCGAGCCAGACACCTGGCTGGTGGCGGTATGGGGCGGCGAGAAATATATCCCGCGCTGGAAAAACGATCGAGAAATGAACCGTTTTATCGATCTCTGCTTTAAGCATATGAACGACATTGCTGAGCGCCTGAGCGAATACCCGGATCAGTTTGAGCCGATGTTTGGTTATAACGACGTGGACGGCCAGAGCTACACCGTTGTGGAAGAGTGGTGTTATGGCTATATGCGCGGCGTGTCGCTGACCGACTGGTCTGCACTGCCAGAAGAGCTGAAAGCGGATCTGGATGTCATCGCGCTTCACGGCTCAGAAGAGAACAGCGAGAAGCTGGACGCGCTGAGCGAAGAGGAGTACATCGCCAGCATTGAGCGTATCCAGCCAGCGGCGCTGCGCTTATACGACTACTGGTCTGCTAACCCACAGCAACCGGAAGCGAAGAAACCGATTGTTAACGGCACAAAGGTCGGGCGTAACGATCCGTGTCCGTGCGGCAGCGGGAAGAAGTTTAAGAGCTGTTGCTTACACTGA
- the azuC gene encoding stress response protein AzuC — protein sequence MKLRKILKSMWANYCNTFKDVPPGAMF from the coding sequence ATGAAACTGCGCAAAATCCTCAAAAGCATGTGGGCTAACTACTGCAACACCTTCAAAGACGTGCCGCCTGGCGCGATGTTCTGA
- a CDS encoding IS5-like element IS903B family transposase, with product MKDQITYLPDNADRSVAKQKFKITNWPTYNKALINRGSITFWLDDEAIQAWYESATPSSRGRPQRYSDLAITTVLVIKRVFRLTLRAAQGFIDSIFSLMNVPLRCPDYSCVSRRAKSVNVSFKTPTRGEIAHLVIDSTGLKVFGEGEWKVKKHGQERRRIWRKLHLAVDSKTHEIICADLSLNNVTDSEAFPGLIRQTHRKIRSAAADGAYDTRLCHDELRRKKISALIPPRKGAGYWPGEYADRNRAVANQRMTGSNARWKWTTDYNRRSIAETAMYRVKQLFGGSLTLRDYDGQVAEAMALVRALNKMTKAGIPESVRIA from the coding sequence TTGAAGGATCAGATCACGTATCTTCCCGACAACGCAGACCGTTCCGTGGCAAAGCAAAAGTTCAAAATCACCAACTGGCCCACCTACAATAAAGCCCTCATCAACCGTGGCTCCATAACTTTCTGGCTGGATGATGAAGCTATTCAGGCCTGGTATGAGTCAGCAACACCTTCTTCACGAGGCAGACCTCAGCGCTATTCTGACCTTGCCATCACTACTGTGCTGGTCATTAAACGCGTATTCAGGCTGACCCTGCGGGCTGCGCAGGGCTTTATTGATTCCATTTTTTCTCTGATGAACGTTCCGCTACGCTGCCCGGATTACAGCTGTGTCAGCAGGCGGGCAAAGTCGGTTAATGTCAGTTTCAAAACGCCCACCCGGGGTGAAATCGCACACCTGGTAATTGATTCCACCGGGCTGAAGGTCTTCGGTGAAGGCGAGTGGAAAGTCAAAAAGCATGGCCAGGAACGCCGCCGTATCTGGCGTAAGCTGCATCTCGCCGTTGACAGTAAAACACATGAAATCATCTGCGCTGACCTGTCGCTGAACAACGTTACGGACTCAGAGGCCTTCCCCGGGTTAATCCGGCAAACCCACCGGAAAATCAGGTCAGCCGCCGCCGATGGCGCTTACGATACCCGGCTATGTCACGATGAACTGCGGCGTAAGAAAATCAGCGCGCTTATCCCTCCCCGAAAAGGTGCGGGTTACTGGCCCGGTGAATATGCAGACCGTAACCGTGCAGTGGCTAATCAGCGAATGACCGGGAGTAATGCGCGGTGGAAATGGACAACAGATTACAACCGTCGCTCGATAGCGGAAACGGCGATGTACCGGGTAAAACAGCTGTTCGGGGGTTCACTGACGCTGCGTGACTACGATGGTCAGGTTGCGGAGGCTATGGCCCTGGTACGAGCGCTGAACAAAATGACGAAAGCAGGTATACCTGAAAGCGTGCGTATTGCCTGA
- the araH gene encoding L-arabinose ABC transporter permease AraH: MSSVTTSGAPKSKSAFSFGRIWDQYGMLVVFAALFVACAIFVPNFATFINMKGLGLAISMSGMVACGMLFCLASGDFDLSVASVIACAGVTTAVVINMTESLWIGVLAGLLLGVISGLVNGFVIARLKINALITTLATMQIVRGLAYIISDGKAVGIEDERFFTLGYANWLGLPAPIWLTVACLILFGFLLNRTTFGRNTLAIGGNEEAARLAGVPVVRTKIIIFVLSGLVSAAAGIILASRMTSGQPMTSIGYELIVISACVLGGVSLKGGIGKISYVVAGILILGTVENAMNLLNISPFSQYVVRGLILLAAVIFDRYKQKAKRTV, encoded by the coding sequence ATGTCCTCTGTTACTACATCCGGAGCGCCGAAATCGAAATCGGCCTTCAGTTTTGGCCGCATCTGGGATCAGTACGGCATGCTGGTAGTCTTTGCCGCACTCTTTGTCGCCTGCGCGATCTTTGTGCCCAACTTTGCCACCTTCATTAATATGAAAGGGCTGGGGCTGGCCATTTCCATGTCCGGTATGGTGGCCTGCGGGATGCTGTTCTGTCTGGCCTCGGGCGATTTCGACCTGTCAGTGGCCTCCGTCATTGCCTGCGCTGGCGTCACCACGGCGGTGGTAATCAACATGACCGAAAGCCTGTGGATTGGCGTGCTGGCGGGTCTGCTGCTGGGCGTTATCAGCGGTCTGGTTAACGGGTTTGTGATTGCCCGCCTGAAGATTAACGCCCTGATCACCACGCTTGCGACCATGCAGATTGTGCGCGGTCTGGCCTATATCATCTCCGACGGTAAAGCGGTGGGGATTGAAGACGAGCGCTTCTTCACCCTGGGCTATGCGAACTGGCTGGGTTTGCCTGCGCCAATCTGGCTGACGGTGGCCTGTCTGATCCTGTTCGGCTTCCTGCTTAACCGCACCACGTTTGGCCGAAATACCCTGGCGATCGGCGGTAATGAGGAAGCGGCGCGACTGGCGGGTGTACCGGTGGTGCGCACTAAGATCATTATCTTTGTGCTCTCCGGTCTGGTCTCGGCGGCAGCGGGGATTATTCTGGCATCGCGCATGACCAGCGGCCAGCCTATGACCTCCATTGGGTACGAGCTGATCGTCATTTCAGCCTGCGTGTTGGGCGGGGTTTCGCTGAAAGGTGGCATCGGAAAAATCTCATATGTAGTGGCCGGTATCCTCATTTTGGGGACGGTAGAGAACGCCATGAACCTGCTGAATATTTCGCCGTTCTCCCAGTATGTGGTTCGTGGCCTGATCCTGCTTGCAGCCGTGATTTTCGACCGTTACAAGCAAAAAGCGAAGCGTACCGTGTAA
- a CDS encoding anaerobic C4-dicarboxylate transporter codes for MITIEFIVILLCLLTGTRFGGMGLGLISGIGLFILTFIFGLQPGKPPVDVMLTILAVIGCAATLQTAGGLNVMMQFAERLLRKHPQHITLLAPFTTWMLTFLCGTGHVVYTMFPIIADIALKKGIRPERPMAVASVASQMAITASPVSVAVVSLISILAAQHGIGHAWGILEILAVSVPASLFGVTIAALWSLRRGKDLADDMEFQEKLKDPKQREFIYGGTETLMNQRFPKQAYWSTWIFFAGIAVVVLLGALPELRPAFEVKGKMTALSMNLVIQMMMLIAGAVMLVTCKVNAATISNGAVFKAGMVAIFSVFGVAWMSDTFFQAHLDELKLALEGVVKSHPWTYAIVLFLVSKLVNSQAAALTAVAPMGLMLGIDPKMLIAFFPASYGYFVLPTYPSDLACIGFDRSGTTRIGKFIINHSFILPGIIGVSCACAASYLLVQTFF; via the coding sequence ATGATCACCATTGAGTTTATTGTCATCCTCCTGTGCCTGCTGACAGGCACGCGTTTTGGCGGGATGGGACTGGGGCTGATAAGCGGTATCGGTCTGTTTATTTTGACGTTTATCTTTGGTCTGCAGCCCGGTAAACCGCCGGTTGATGTGATGCTGACTATCCTCGCTGTGATCGGGTGTGCGGCCACCCTGCAGACGGCAGGCGGGCTGAATGTGATGATGCAATTTGCCGAGCGCCTGCTGCGCAAGCATCCTCAGCACATCACCCTCCTCGCCCCCTTTACCACCTGGATGCTGACCTTTCTCTGCGGTACCGGCCATGTGGTGTACACCATGTTCCCGATTATTGCCGATATCGCCCTGAAAAAAGGGATCCGCCCGGAACGTCCGATGGCCGTGGCGTCGGTGGCATCGCAAATGGCGATCACCGCCTCCCCGGTCTCCGTTGCCGTGGTGTCGCTGATTTCCATTCTGGCCGCCCAGCACGGCATTGGACACGCGTGGGGGATCCTCGAAATTCTCGCCGTGTCGGTTCCCGCCTCGCTGTTCGGTGTGACCATTGCCGCCCTGTGGAGTTTACGCCGCGGGAAAGATTTAGCCGATGACATGGAATTCCAGGAAAAGCTGAAAGATCCAAAACAGCGCGAGTTTATCTACGGCGGAACCGAGACGTTGATGAACCAACGTTTTCCGAAACAGGCCTACTGGTCAACGTGGATTTTCTTCGCCGGGATCGCGGTGGTGGTGCTGCTCGGGGCATTGCCTGAACTGCGTCCGGCGTTTGAGGTGAAAGGCAAAATGACGGCGCTGTCGATGAACCTTGTCATTCAGATGATGATGCTCATTGCGGGTGCGGTGATGCTGGTCACCTGCAAGGTCAATGCGGCGACCATTTCTAACGGCGCGGTCTTTAAAGCCGGAATGGTGGCGATTTTCTCGGTGTTCGGCGTCGCGTGGATGAGCGATACCTTTTTCCAGGCGCATCTCGACGAGCTAAAACTGGCGCTGGAAGGGGTCGTGAAAAGCCATCCGTGGACCTACGCCATCGTGCTTTTCCTGGTCTCTAAACTGGTGAACAGCCAGGCGGCAGCGCTGACGGCCGTGGCGCCGATGGGGTTAATGCTGGGTATCGATCCGAAAATGTTGATCGCTTTCTTCCCGGCGTCGTATGGCTATTTTGTTCTGCCCACCTACCCAAGCGATTTGGCCTGCATCGGGTTTGACCGTTCAGGGACAACTCGTATCGGCAAATTTATTATCAACCACAGCTTTATTCTACCTGGGATAATTGGCGTGAGCTGTGCGTGCGCGGCGAGTTATCTGCTGGTACAGACCTTCTTTTAA
- the araG gene encoding L-arabinose ABC transporter ATP-binding protein AraG: protein MRQSDPYLSFRGIGKTFPGVNALTDISFDCYAGQVHALMGENGAGKSTLLKILSGNYTPTTGTLAIRGEEVAFADTTAALNAGVAIIYQELHLIPEMTVAENIYLGQLPHKSGVVNRSLLNYEAGLQLKHLGLDVDPQTPLKYLSIGQWQMVEIAKALARNAKIIAFDEPTSSLSAREIENLFRVIRELRKEGRIILYVSHRMEEIFALSDAITVFKDGRYVRTFTDMEQVNHDQLVQAMVGRELGDIYHWQPREYGPERLKLENVKAPGVRTPISLSVRSGEIVGLFGLVGAGRSELMKGLFGGTRITEGQVSIDGQRVDIQKPAHAIQAGMMLCPEDRKAEGIIPVHSVRDNINISARRKFIRAGCLINDGWEESNADHHIRSLNIKTPGPEQLIMNLSGGNQQKAILGRWLSEDMKVILLDEPTRGIDVGAKHEIYNVIYELAKRGVAVLFASSDLPEVLGVADRIVVMREGEIAGELLHEQANEQQALSLAMPKVSQAVA from the coding sequence ATGCGACAGTCTGATCCGTATCTCTCTTTTCGCGGTATCGGGAAAACCTTTCCCGGTGTTAACGCGCTGACCGATATCAGCTTCGACTGCTATGCCGGTCAGGTTCACGCCCTGATGGGCGAAAACGGCGCCGGAAAATCCACGCTGTTGAAAATCCTCAGCGGCAACTACACGCCAACCACCGGCACGCTGGCCATTCGCGGCGAAGAGGTGGCGTTTGCTGATACCACCGCTGCGCTCAACGCCGGGGTGGCCATCATCTATCAGGAACTGCATTTGATCCCTGAGATGACGGTGGCGGAAAACATCTATTTAGGCCAGCTCCCGCACAAAAGCGGCGTGGTAAACCGGTCGCTACTTAATTACGAAGCGGGGCTGCAGCTGAAACATCTGGGTCTGGATGTCGATCCCCAGACACCTCTGAAGTATCTCTCCATCGGCCAGTGGCAGATGGTTGAAATTGCCAAGGCGCTGGCGCGTAACGCCAAGATCATTGCCTTCGACGAACCGACAAGCTCGCTTTCCGCGCGTGAAATCGAAAACCTGTTCCGGGTGATCCGCGAGCTGCGTAAAGAAGGCCGCATTATTTTGTATGTTTCGCACCGTATGGAAGAGATTTTTGCCTTAAGCGATGCAATCACCGTCTTTAAAGATGGCCGGTACGTGCGCACCTTTACCGATATGGAGCAGGTAAATCATGACCAGCTCGTTCAGGCGATGGTTGGCCGCGAGCTGGGAGATATCTATCACTGGCAGCCACGCGAATACGGCCCTGAGCGCCTGAAGCTGGAAAACGTTAAAGCGCCGGGTGTGCGAACGCCGATCTCGCTCTCGGTGCGCAGCGGGGAGATTGTCGGGCTGTTTGGTCTGGTGGGCGCAGGGCGTAGCGAGTTAATGAAAGGCCTGTTTGGCGGTACGCGCATCACCGAAGGGCAGGTATCCATTGACGGGCAGCGGGTCGATATCCAGAAGCCCGCACATGCCATCCAGGCCGGGATGATGCTCTGCCCGGAAGACCGCAAAGCGGAGGGCATTATTCCGGTGCACTCGGTACGTGACAACATCAATATTTCCGCGCGGCGGAAGTTTATTCGCGCCGGTTGCCTGATCAACGACGGCTGGGAGGAGAGCAACGCCGACCACCATATCCGTTCGCTGAACATCAAAACCCCGGGCCCGGAACAGCTGATCATGAATCTCTCCGGCGGTAACCAGCAGAAGGCGATTTTAGGCCGCTGGCTGTCGGAGGATATGAAGGTCATTTTGCTGGATGAGCCAACGCGCGGCATCGATGTGGGGGCGAAACACGAAATTTATAACGTGATCTATGAGCTGGCAAAACGCGGTGTGGCGGTGTTGTTCGCCTCCAGCGATCTGCCTGAGGTACTCGGCGTGGCCGACCGCATTGTTGTGATGCGTGAGGGCGAAATCGCCGGTGAATTGCTTCATGAACAGGCGAATGAACAACAGGCGTTGAGTCTCGCCATGCCGAAAGTTAGCCAGGCTGTCGCCTGA
- a CDS encoding DUF2766 family protein, which produces MPQNLSADQELVSDVVACQLVIKQILDVLDVIAPVEVREKMSTQLKNIDFSSHPAAADPVTLRAIQKAIALIELRFTPQGESH; this is translated from the coding sequence ATGCCTCAAAACCTGAGCGCCGATCAGGAACTGGTATCTGATGTTGTCGCATGCCAGCTGGTCATCAAACAGATCCTTGATGTCTTAGATGTTATCGCGCCGGTGGAAGTGCGCGAGAAGATGTCTACCCAGCTGAAAAACATCGATTTTTCCAGCCATCCCGCTGCGGCTGACCCGGTTACGCTTCGGGCGATCCAGAAAGCCATCGCGCTGATTGAGCTGAGATTCACGCCGCAGGGTGAATCTCACTGA
- the ftnA gene encoding non-heme ferritin — protein MLKTEMIDKLNAQMNLELFSSLLYQQMSAWCSYHSFEGAAAFLRRHAQEEMTHMQRLFDYLTDTGSLPRIDNVASPFAEYGSLDELFRATYEHEQLITQKINELVHAAMTSQDYPTFNFLQWYVAEQHEEEKLFKSVLDKLSLAGKTGEGLYFIDKELSTLDTQN, from the coding sequence ATGCTGAAAACTGAAATGATCGACAAGCTCAATGCACAAATGAATCTTGAGCTTTTTTCCTCCCTGCTCTACCAGCAGATGAGTGCCTGGTGCAGCTATCACAGCTTTGAAGGTGCCGCCGCGTTCCTGCGTCGTCACGCTCAGGAAGAGATGACCCACATGCAGCGTCTCTTTGATTATCTGACAGATACCGGCAGCCTGCCGCGCATTGATAACGTGGCATCACCGTTTGCGGAGTATGGCTCACTTGATGAACTCTTCCGCGCTACCTACGAGCACGAGCAGCTGATCACCCAGAAAATTAACGAACTGGTGCATGCGGCAATGACCAGCCAGGATTATCCAACCTTTAATTTCCTGCAGTGGTATGTGGCCGAACAACACGAAGAAGAGAAACTGTTTAAATCGGTTCTGGATAAATTATCGCTGGCCGGTAAAACCGGTGAAGGTCTTTACTTTATTGATAAAGAACTCTCTACGCTTGATACCCAGAATTAA
- the araF gene encoding arabinose ABC transporter substrate-binding protein AraF: MHKFTKALAAIGLAAVMSQSAIAENLKLGFLVKQPEEPWFQTEWKFADKAGKDLGFEVIKIAVPDGEKTLNAIDSLAASGAKGFVICTPDPKLGSAIAAKARGYDMKVIAVDDQFVNAKGKPMDSVPLVMMAATKIGERQGQELYKEMQKRGWDVKDTAVMAITADELDTARRRTTGSMDALKAAGFPEKQIYKVPTKSNDIPGAFDAANSMLVQHPEVKHWLVVGMNDNTVLGGVRATEGQGFKAPDVIGIGINGVDAVSELSKAQATGFYGSLLPSPDVHGYKSSEMLYNWVTKGVEPPKFTEVTDVVLITRDNFKEELAKKGLGGK, translated from the coding sequence ATGCACAAATTTACTAAAGCGCTGGCGGCCATCGGTCTGGCTGCCGTTATGTCACAATCCGCTATCGCTGAGAATTTAAAACTCGGTTTTTTGGTAAAACAGCCGGAAGAACCCTGGTTCCAGACCGAATGGAAATTCGCCGATAAGGCCGGGAAAGATTTAGGTTTTGAAGTCATTAAAATCGCCGTGCCTGACGGTGAAAAAACGCTGAACGCTATCGACAGCCTGGCGGCCAGCGGGGCGAAAGGGTTCGTTATCTGTACGCCGGATCCCAAACTGGGCTCTGCAATTGCAGCCAAAGCGCGCGGTTACGACATGAAGGTTATTGCAGTTGACGATCAGTTCGTCAACGCCAAGGGCAAACCGATGGACAGCGTGCCGCTGGTGATGATGGCGGCCACCAAAATTGGCGAACGTCAGGGCCAGGAACTCTATAAAGAGATGCAGAAACGCGGCTGGGATGTGAAAGATACCGCCGTGATGGCTATCACCGCCGACGAGCTCGATACCGCCCGCCGTCGTACCACCGGGTCAATGGACGCGCTGAAAGCGGCCGGCTTCCCGGAAAAACAGATCTATAAAGTGCCGACAAAATCCAACGACATTCCGGGGGCCTTCGACGCCGCCAACTCCATGCTGGTTCAACATCCAGAGGTGAAGCACTGGCTGGTGGTCGGCATGAACGATAACACCGTCCTGGGCGGTGTACGCGCAACGGAAGGTCAGGGCTTCAAAGCGCCTGATGTGATCGGTATCGGCATCAACGGCGTTGACGCGGTGAGTGAGCTCTCTAAAGCGCAAGCGACGGGCTTCTACGGCTCACTGCTGCCAAGCCCGGACGTGCACGGCTATAAATCCAGCGAAATGCTCTACAACTGGGTTACCAAAGGGGTGGAACCGCCGAAGTTTACTGAAGTGACCGACGTGGTGCTGATCACCCGCGACAACTTCAAAGAGGAGCTGGCGAAAAAAGGACTGGGCGGTAAGTAA
- a CDS encoding non-heme ferritin-like protein encodes MTTQTMMQKLNAQMNLEFYASNLHLHLSEWCSENRLNGTAIFFRTQAQSNVTHMMRVFNFLKGAGANPIVKAPDAINGHYSSLEELFRKTLEEYEQRCATLNKLADEARAQHDSATLQFLRDMDKEQQQDGILLKALADELRNAQQSGLCPEQTDRHLLDLVTVQHH; translated from the coding sequence ATGACTACCCAAACGATGATGCAAAAACTCAATGCGCAGATGAACCTGGAGTTCTATGCGTCGAATCTGCACCTCCATTTGAGCGAGTGGTGTTCTGAGAACCGTCTCAACGGTACCGCCATTTTTTTTCGTACCCAGGCACAAAGTAACGTCACCCATATGATGCGCGTCTTTAACTTTTTGAAAGGCGCAGGGGCAAATCCTATCGTCAAAGCCCCGGATGCAATTAATGGGCACTACTCCTCGCTGGAGGAGTTATTCAGGAAAACACTTGAAGAGTATGAGCAACGCTGCGCCACGCTGAATAAACTGGCGGATGAAGCCAGGGCTCAGCATGACAGCGCAACACTGCAGTTCCTGCGCGATATGGACAAAGAGCAGCAGCAGGACGGCATTTTGCTTAAAGCACTGGCGGATGAGCTCCGCAACGCGCAGCAGTCCGGGTTATGCCCGGAACAGACCGACCGTCACCTGCTCGATCTGGTGACAGTGCAGCACCACTAA
- the yecR gene encoding YecR family lipoprotein, with product MKRVFVVGTVLLLAGCSINRQAQVSSLDAPNGIVRLDYGQAALQNAWSDEYVNNGTATKACQGMGYATASSYGQPIKTCTLISGSLCLNESVTIQYKCMGYAVKPATSNPWY from the coding sequence ATGAAAAGAGTCTTCGTTGTCGGCACGGTCCTGCTGCTCGCGGGATGTAGCATCAACCGCCAGGCACAGGTGAGCAGTCTGGATGCGCCAAATGGCATAGTCCGCCTTGACTATGGTCAGGCCGCCCTGCAAAACGCCTGGTCTGATGAATATGTGAATAACGGCACCGCAACCAAAGCGTGCCAGGGCATGGGATATGCCACCGCCTCCTCCTATGGGCAGCCCATTAAAACCTGCACCCTGATTAGCGGCTCACTGTGTCTGAACGAGAGCGTGACCATTCAGTACAAATGCATGGGTTATGCTGTTAAACCGGCCACCAGTAATCCGTGGTATTAA
- the tyrP gene encoding tyrosine transporter TyrP yields MKNRTLGSIFIVAGTTIGAGMLAMPLAAAGVGFGMTLLLLGTLWALMCYTALLLLEVYQHVPADTGLGSLAARYLGRYGQWVTGFSMMFLMYALTAAYISGAGELIASSVNDGFGADITPAKGAIFFTLIGGGVVCVGTSLVDLFNRFLFSAKILFLIVMLVLLAPHVHKVNLLTLPLEKGLALSAIPVIFTSFGFHGSVPSIVSYMNGDIRKLRRVFVIGSAIPLIAYIFWQLVTLGSIDSSTFIGLMAEHAGLNGFLLALREVVTSPHVELAVHLFADLALATSFLGVALGLFDYLADLFQRRNSVTGRLQTGAITFLPPLAFALFYPRGFVMALGYAGVALSILALLLPSLLAWKSRQQHARQGYRVAGGKPLLCIVFACGVVIILVQFLIAAGMLPEVG; encoded by the coding sequence GTGAAAAACAGAACCCTGGGAAGTATTTTTATCGTCGCCGGAACGACGATTGGCGCAGGAATGCTGGCGATGCCGCTGGCCGCCGCGGGCGTCGGATTTGGCATGACATTACTGCTACTGGGTACGCTCTGGGCATTAATGTGTTACACCGCGCTGTTGCTGCTTGAGGTTTATCAGCACGTCCCCGCCGATACCGGGCTGGGTTCGCTTGCGGCACGCTATCTGGGCCGTTACGGACAGTGGGTGACCGGCTTTAGCATGATGTTTCTGATGTACGCCCTGACCGCTGCGTATATCAGCGGTGCCGGGGAATTGATCGCTTCCAGCGTCAACGACGGGTTCGGTGCTGACATTACGCCAGCGAAGGGGGCCATCTTCTTTACGCTCATCGGCGGCGGCGTAGTCTGTGTAGGTACCTCGCTGGTCGATCTGTTTAACCGATTTTTATTCAGCGCCAAAATTCTTTTTCTGATTGTGATGCTGGTTCTGCTGGCACCGCATGTTCATAAGGTTAACCTGCTGACGCTGCCGCTGGAAAAAGGCCTGGCGCTTTCCGCGATCCCGGTCATTTTTACCTCATTTGGCTTCCACGGCAGTGTGCCAAGCATTGTCAGCTACATGAACGGTGATATTCGCAAGCTTCGCCGCGTGTTTGTTATCGGTAGCGCCATCCCGCTGATTGCCTACATTTTCTGGCAGCTGGTGACGCTGGGCAGTATCGACTCCTCCACCTTTATTGGCTTGATGGCGGAACACGCCGGTCTGAACGGTTTCTTGCTGGCGCTGCGTGAAGTGGTAACTTCTCCACACGTTGAGCTGGCGGTGCATCTGTTTGCCGATCTGGCGCTGGCCACCTCCTTCCTGGGCGTGGCGCTCGGTCTGTTTGATTATCTGGCAGATCTGTTCCAGCGTCGCAATTCCGTCACCGGCCGCTTACAGACAGGGGCGATCACCTTCCTGCCTCCGCTGGCCTTTGCCCTCTTCTACCCGCGCGGGTTTGTCATGGCGCTGGGGTATGCGGGGGTGGCGCTATCCATTCTTGCCCTGCTGCTCCCTTCTCTGCTGGCGTGGAAGAGCCGCCAACAGCATGCCCGGCAAGGGTACCGGGTGGCAGGTGGAAAACCGCTGCTGTGCATTGTGTTTGCCTGCGGGGTCGTCATTATTCTGGTGCAATTTTTGATTGCGGCGGGAATGCTGCCGGAAGTGGGGTAA
- a CDS encoding RpiB/LacA/LacB family sugar-phosphate isomerase, translating into MKIALMMENSQAAKNPVILKELKTVADEKGFPVYNVGMSDENDHHLTYIHLGIMASILLNAKAVDFVVTGCGTGQGALMSLNIHPGVICGYCIDPADAFLFAQINNGNALALPFAKGFGWGAELNVRFIFEKAFTGRKGEGYPPERKEPQVRNAGILNQVKAAVVKENYLDTLRAIDPELVKTAVSGQRFQQCFFENCQDKEIEAFVREIVG; encoded by the coding sequence ATGAAAATCGCACTGATGATGGAAAACAGCCAGGCCGCAAAAAATCCAGTGATTCTGAAAGAGTTAAAAACGGTCGCCGATGAAAAAGGGTTCCCGGTGTATAACGTTGGCATGAGCGATGAGAACGACCATCATCTGACCTATATCCATCTGGGGATCATGGCGAGCATTTTGCTCAATGCGAAGGCCGTTGATTTTGTGGTGACTGGGTGTGGAACGGGCCAGGGGGCGTTGATGTCGCTGAACATCCACCCGGGCGTGATCTGCGGTTACTGTATCGACCCTGCAGATGCGTTTCTCTTCGCCCAGATAAACAACGGTAACGCGCTTGCCCTGCCGTTTGCCAAAGGCTTCGGCTGGGGCGCAGAGCTGAACGTTCGCTTTATTTTCGAAAAAGCGTTCACCGGCCGCAAGGGAGAAGGTTATCCGCCAGAGCGCAAAGAGCCTCAGGTACGTAATGCGGGGATCCTGAATCAGGTGAAAGCGGCTGTGGTCAAAGAGAACTATCTGGACACGCTGCGGGCAATCGATCCTGAGCTGGTAAAAACCGCCGTTTCCGGCCAGCGCTTCCAGCAGTGCTTCTTTGAAAACTGCCAGGACAAAGAGATCGAGGCTTTCGTGCGCGAGATTGTCGGCTAA